The DNA segment TGCCGCTGGCTCCCACAACGGCCGCCTGGATCACGCCATCGGGATGCTTCTTGAGGGCCTGCTGTGCACTGGTGCGGATCGCCTCGAGGAAAAGTCGTTCACCCTGGGGGGCATCCAGGTGACTGACTCCGGGCCCTTCGCCTTCGCCAACAGGCTGGTGCAAGCCGTTTTGAACCACACTGAGGCGGCAGCGCGTGTGCGTCTGTCCGGCATCGAATCCAGCGAGCAGCCTCATGATTTCCTTGGTTGACTCACCAGGCTGGCCAGGGCAAACCATCCGATCAGCTGAACTTCGGGGCGGAAGAAGATCGTGTCGGTGCTGCCCTGCATCAGTAGGCCAGCGATGGCAGCGAGGCTGGCGATGGACGCCAAGGCGCTTGAACCGTTCGCGTTGAGTTGCTGAAGGCCCTGTCTCAGGCTGTTGGCTAGTAATCCCAGGCAGGCCAGCAGCCCGGGAATGCCGGTTTCCACAAGGATTTCCAAGGGAACGGAGTAGGCACTGAGGGCGTTGAACTTCGGTTGCTGATACAGGGGATAGATGCTGTTGAACGCCGCATTGCCAGGGCCGATGCCCAGCCAGGGTCGGTCTTGAACCATCTGGATGGCTGCCATCCAGACGTTGATGCGGAAATTGTTGGAACTATCCCCCCGTCCCGCCAGCAGGCTGGTGATGCGTGTGCGGATCGGATCGATCTGGGTGGCCGCCACCACCAGACAAGCGGCTCCAACCAGCAGCACGGCGAGGGGCACCAGACGTCTCCAGAGAGGAGGCCAGTGGCGCGTCCAGCGGAGCAGCAGCAACAGCAGCAGCACGGCACCAGCAGCAACCATCCCCAGCCAGCCGCCGCGGCTGTAGGTGAACAGCGTGGCTGTTGCTGCCAACACCAAGGTGGTGCCAGCAAACAGCTGGGCTCCCAGGCCACGCCAGCGCGCCAGTGCGATCGCTGCGAAGGGAATCAGCGGCAGCAGGTAACCCGCCAGGAGGTTGGGGTTGCCCAGGGGGCCGTAGATCCGAATGGTGCCGGCGCTGATGGAATTCGGATCGGCCCAGCCCGCCAGTTCCTCGCTGGAGGCATACAGCTGTCTTAAAGCCAGAACGCTGCTGAGCAGCCCGCCACTTAGCAGTCCAGCGACCAGACGGTCCCACCATCGGCTGTTGCTCAGCAGCAGCTTGCAGAGCAAGGCATAGACGCCCAGGTAGCTGAGCAGTTTGATCAGGCCTTTGCTGGCGGCAATTGGAACCGGAGAACACCCCGTGGCCACAATCCCGATGGCCAGAAAAAGCATCAGCCAGCGCGAGATGGTTCCGATGCGCTCGGGTGGTGGACTGCAGAGGCACCAGAGCAGCCACAGAACGCCGCAGGCTGCAATCACCAGGGCCAGGCCTGTGCGTGTGAACAGGGGAAGACCCGTGAGCAAGACCAGCAGGAGCAGTCCCGCCAGGCTTTCAAGGCGTTTCAGCACCGCCTGATCCGGAGCCATCAGCCCCTGCCAGCGCACCAACAGTGCCCCACCGTTCGCCGTCTGGGTTGCATCCGCAGAGGCCATCGTGGGGCTTCAGGTCGTGAGTGCTTCAGCCGGATTATCGATCTCTTGCCAGCGCTGTTCCAGATCTGACACGGAAGGAAGTGGATTCTGGTTGCGGCGGTAAAGCACCCGGTAGACGGGGAGGTTTTGCTCAAGCACGTAGCGCTCCCGTTCCGTGGGAACCGAAAGCGGGTTGCTGGCACGCCAGGGACGTTGATCCTCCACGGGGCGGTCAAAACAGGCGCTGAGTTCGGTGAGAGCCACCATCGGCTCAATCACGTCGAGAACATCGCTCTGCAGAAACAGCTCACGGCCGGGCTGGAGGGCGGTTGCAATGGCCAAAAGCAGCGCGGGTTGCAGGACCCGGCGCTTGCGGTGGCGCCGTTTGAACCAGGGATCGGGGAACTGGATGGAGACCCGCTGGAGTTGGTCCTGCTTCAGGGCCTTCATCCAGCCTTCCAGGCTGATGTTGGCGTTGCAGAACAGGATCCGAACATTGCCGTGCTCCGAGGCGAGCGCATCTCGATCGGCGGACGTCACCAGCGGTCGGCGGATTTCAACGCCGAGATGGTTCCAGTGGGGATCACGTTCGGCCAGACCAAGCAGGCAACGCCCGCGGGCACAGCCGATATCAAGATGGATCGGCTGATCAGGAACGCGGAACAGCTGCTCAGGTGGTGGAAGTTCCAGCGGAAGCTGAAAGAAGCTGCTGAGGGGATTGACGTGCTGACGCAAGGTTTCGAGGCGATGCGATCCGGTTCAACCGAGATTGTCAGAGCTGCTGCCAGAGGTGCTGTCGGGGTCCTGGCGCAGCAGGCCCCAGCAGGCGGTGTAGCCATGCAAATGCGTCGTGCCGCCGACGGGTCCGATCTCACCGTTGCAGAACGCTCCTGCCACGGGCAGTTCAGGCATCAGTTGGCGCGCCAGGCTGATGTCGCCATCGGCACGACCGAACAGCCCCTGGCCCCGTCCCAGGCAGGCCATGAGCAGTCCGAAATGGACCGTGTCGCCTGAATCAGCTGTCGCTGCCTTGAGCAGGGAAACGGCTTCGTCCTGGGAGGCGGCAGCTTCGCGCAGGTGAAATTGCACGTTTTGACCGGCACGCACCCGCTCAGCAACGGCTACGGCGCCGTTGTTGGGATCGACTCCGATCAGGTTGCGGATCAGGAAGGCACTCGCTTGCGAGGCCCCTCCGTTGGCGTTCAGCCGCAGGCTGCTGCGTTCCACGCCGAGGAACAGCGAGTGACGCACCAGATCGCGTTCCCGTTCGCTGAGGTCGGCCAGAACCCGTTGCAGGCAATTGATGGGGCTGGCCTTGGTGCTGCCATCACTCAGTTCCAGCAACACGTTGCGCTGCACTTGCTCGATTGAGAAAACCGGGCCGATGGGTCGACAGCCCTGTGCCACCACTGTTTCGAGTCGCCAGCTCCCCCCGATGGAGCAGACCACCGCCCCGGTCACGACCTGGTCATCCAGCAGCAGCGATCCGTGTGGGCTGTTGTGGGGTGCTGCGACGCCACCGATCTTCTCTGCTCCCGGATAGGCGTAATCCAGCCCGCTGATCAGGTCATTGATTCCACTGCTGGTGGGGTCGATCAGCAGGATCTGGCTGCGGGCAGCCTCGGGGGTGATGCCAACCCAGTCATGCCATTGCTGGGCCGCTCCATCCAGATCAGGCAACTCCTCTGTGCTCAGGTGTTGGGTGGCGATTGAGGCCCCCGGCAGGGAGAGCACCGTCACGCTCAAAGCCGGCATCTGCTCCAGTTCCGAGGCGCTGCCGTCACCGCGGGTGCCCACCACGCCTCCTCCGGTGCATCCAATCCAATGCTTCGCGCTGATCTGGGCGCGCAGCATCGGTAGCAGTCGCGGCAGGTCGGTGGCGTAACCCGTGGAAGTGAAGACGAGGGCGAGATCGGCTTCGCCCCTGGAGCGGCCCAGTTGCTCGGCCACATCCCGAACGGCCTCGTCCAGGGACGCTTTCGCAGAAAGTCCTGTCCGGCAACTGGCTTCAGCGCCCCCAGAACGGAACCAGCTGAACGGTGCGAACGGTGCCATGAAGCGGACCATATCAACCCTGGAGGTCAGCTCGGGACGTTGATAATGGCGGCACTGTGACAGTCCCCAGTGAACGAGCTCACGTACCGCGCTCTGGTGTGGCTGACCTATCGCCTGGCCGCCACCTTTGCCGTGGGTGTGCCCTTGGTTCTGTTGATCTGGTCGGCCTGGCGTCGCGAGCCGTTGGTGCTGCGGCTGCTCGGCATCTACTGGAAGGTGGCGAGTCTGATGGCGATCAGCCTGCTGCTGCTGACCGACCAGCGCCCCCTCGGCTACGCCATGGCGGTTGCAGCACCGGTGTTGATGGTGATCAGCCTGTGGTTCTGGGTCGACATCAATGAAGAGCTGGCCGACCAGCCGTCCTGGCGTCCGCTGCCCCTTGCCGTGAAGGTGTGGCGTTGGGCGTTCAGTGGGTTCGGTCTTCTCAGCTTGGGCATGAGCGTGACGGGTTTGGCCTGCATGCAAAAGCTGCAGTCCCCGGCCTGTCTCACCTGGCTGGAAGCTCCTCAGGGCATCCATGGCCTCGCGGCCACGGTGTTCAATTTTCTGTTCGGTGGTCTTTGGAGTGAGGCCGTTGCTGCCTTTGTGGGGTACGTCGCCCTAGTGGCCTACCTGGCTGGTCTGCTGCAGTGGCTTTTGGTGCGACTACCCCGTTACGGGCGCGTGGCGGGGGATTTCTGATGACTGACCAGGCGCTGGTTCAGGCCCTGGAGGAACGAACGCGTGTTCTGCCCCAGCGGGTTGTCCGCTTGCGGGGTCAGGTTGGTGATGAGCCGTTTGAGTTGCTGATCTTCCGTGGGTTCAGCAGCAGCACCACCCACCCAACCGCCTTTGATCCCGATGCCTCTGTTCTCCCTGAGGGAACAAGCCTGAATCAGGCTGAGCTGCTGCAGGGGCCCATGTCGCCCAGTCAGGAGGTAGTCCTGGCTGGGCCGATGCCGCCGAACGACCTCCTGGCTCAGGCCAACTGGTGAGCACGGCGTTCCAGAACGCCAACACAACGTCCGCAGATGTGGGGATGCTCCGGGTGCTGACCCACATCCCCCTCGTAGTGCCAACAGCGCTCGCATTTGGTTCCCCGCGCTCGGCTCACCTCGATCGATGTGAGCTCGTCGTCTTGGCCGGCCAGCACTTCGGCCCAGGACTCGCCGCCAATCTGCAGTTGTGAGACCAGCAGCCAGTCCCGCAGGCCATCCACCTCGGCATCTCCCGTCTCACTCAGCCAGGAGAGAGCGGCCTGAAGTTCTGGACGGCGGGCCTCAATCCGCACGGCTGCCTCAAGTGATGCGCCGAGTTCCTGACGGCCGCGGCAATCTTCCAGCACCTTGTTGACGGCGGCGCGGAGCTCCCGCAGCTCTTGAACCGGAGCGCTGAGAGTGGCATCACGCCACTCGGCTGGAACCTGCGGCCAGCCGCGGTGGAAGACCGAGGTCTCCTCCACGGGGTAAGGCAGGTTCTGCCAGATGTCTTCGGCCATGTGGCACAGCACCGGAGCGATCAGTCCGGCCAGCCGTTCGATGATTAGGGCCATCACGGTCTGGCAGCTGCGTCGGCGCTGGTCCTGGGGAGCGCTCACGTAGAGCCTGTCCTTGGCGATGTCGAGGTAGAAGTTCGACAGATCGGTGACGCAGAAGTTCTGCAGCAGCTGGAAGAAGCGGAAGAACTCGAAGCTTTCGAAGGCTTCTGTGATCTCGTCCATCACCTCGGCCGTGCGCTGCAGCATCCAGCGGTCAAGCAACGGCAGCTCCGCAATGGGAATCGCGTCGGTTGCCGGATTGAAGTCGTGCAGGTTGCCCAGCAGATAGCGGCTGGTGTTGCGCACCTTGCGATACACATCGGCCAGTTGGCGCAGAATCCCGGCTCCGATCGGCACATCGGCGGAGTAATCCACCGAGCTCACCCAGAGCCGCAGCACGTCGGCGCCGTAGGGCGGTTCTTGTTTCTGGTTCTTGCCCCCCTCGATGATCACCATCGGGTCGACCACATTGCCGAGGGATTTGCTCATCTTGCGGCCTTTCTCATCCAAGGCGAAGCCATGGGTGAGCACCCGCTTGTAGGGGGCGTGGCCATTGACGGCAACTGAGGTGAGCAGTGAGCTCTGGAACCAGCCGCGGTGCTGGTCGGATCCTTCCAGGTAGAGGTCAGCGGGATAGCTGAGGTTGTCGCGCTGACTGGCGACAGCGGCCCAGCTTGAGCCGGAGTCGAACCACACATCCATGGTGTCAGTGCCCTTGCGCCACTGGTCGGCCTGGTCGGCGTAGGCGGGCGGCAGCAGATCCGCTTCGTCTTTCTCCCACCAAACGTCGGCACCGTGCTCGGCGATCAACGCCTGGATGTGATCCAGGGTGTCGGCGTTCAGCAGCACCTCGCCGTTGCTGCGGTGATAGAAGACGGGGATGGGCACCCCCCAGGTGCGCTGACGGGAGATGCACCAGTCGCCCCGCTCCTTGACCATCGATTCGATCCGGTTGCGTCCGGAGGCAGGGGTCCACTCCACTGCGGCGATCGCATCGAGGGCCTGCTGACGGAACCCCTCCACGGAGGCGAACCACTGTTCCGTGGCCCGGAAGATGGTGGGTTTCTTGGTGCGCCAGTCGTAGGGGTAGCGGTGGCCATAGGCCTCTTGCTTAAGCAGGGCCCTTGCGCTCTCCAGTGCTTCGATGATCTTGGCGTTGGCATCCTTGAGCACATTCAGGCCTGCGAACGGCCCGGCCTCGTCGGTGAGGTTGCCGGCTTCGTCCACAGGGCAGAGCACCGGCAGGCCGTTCTTTTGGCCGGTGTGGAAGTCGTCGACGCCGTGACCAGGCGCCGTGTGCACGAGGCCTGTGCCCGATTCGGTGGTGATGTAATCGCCCCCGATCACCACTGGACTGGTGCGGTCCAGGAGTGGGTGGCGGTAGGTCAGCCCGGCGAGCAGAGCTCCCTTCACCGTGGCGCGCCGGCTGAGTGGGCGTTCCAGGGTGCCGCTCAGCGGCTCGATCAGATTGGCAGCCACCAGCAGCAGTCGGCCTTCGCCGTCGTCGGCCAGGGCGTAATCGAGCCGTTCATTCACCGACACCGCCAGGTTGGCCGGCAGCGTCCAGGGGGTGGTGGTC comes from the Synechococcus sp. A15-62 genome and includes:
- a CDS encoding IctB family putative bicarbonate transporter; translation: MASADATQTANGGALLVRWQGLMAPDQAVLKRLESLAGLLLLVLLTGLPLFTRTGLALVIAACGVLWLLWCLCSPPPERIGTISRWLMLFLAIGIVATGCSPVPIAASKGLIKLLSYLGVYALLCKLLLSNSRWWDRLVAGLLSGGLLSSVLALRQLYASSEELAGWADPNSISAGTIRIYGPLGNPNLLAGYLLPLIPFAAIALARWRGLGAQLFAGTTLVLAATATLFTYSRGGWLGMVAAGAVLLLLLLLRWTRHWPPLWRRLVPLAVLLVGAACLVVAATQIDPIRTRITSLLAGRGDSSNNFRINVWMAAIQMVQDRPWLGIGPGNAAFNSIYPLYQQPKFNALSAYSVPLEILVETGIPGLLACLGLLANSLRQGLQQLNANGSSALASIASLAAIAGLLMQGSTDTIFFRPEVQLIGWFALASLVSQPRKS
- the trmB gene encoding tRNA (guanosine(46)-N7)-methyltransferase TrmB — translated: MRQHVNPLSSFFQLPLELPPPEQLFRVPDQPIHLDIGCARGRCLLGLAERDPHWNHLGVEIRRPLVTSADRDALASEHGNVRILFCNANISLEGWMKALKQDQLQRVSIQFPDPWFKRRHRKRRVLQPALLLAIATALQPGRELFLQSDVLDVIEPMVALTELSACFDRPVEDQRPWRASNPLSVPTERERYVLEQNLPVYRVLYRRNQNPLPSVSDLEQRWQEIDNPAEALTT
- a CDS encoding FIST N-terminal domain-containing protein, encoding MAPFAPFSWFRSGGAEASCRTGLSAKASLDEAVRDVAEQLGRSRGEADLALVFTSTGYATDLPRLLPMLRAQISAKHWIGCTGGGVVGTRGDGSASELEQMPALSVTVLSLPGASIATQHLSTEELPDLDGAAQQWHDWVGITPEAARSQILLIDPTSSGINDLISGLDYAYPGAEKIGGVAAPHNSPHGSLLLDDQVVTGAVVCSIGGSWRLETVVAQGCRPIGPVFSIEQVQRNVLLELSDGSTKASPINCLQRVLADLSERERDLVRHSLFLGVERSSLRLNANGGASQASAFLIRNLIGVDPNNGAVAVAERVRAGQNVQFHLREAAASQDEAVSLLKAATADSGDTVHFGLLMACLGRGQGLFGRADGDISLARQLMPELPVAGAFCNGEIGPVGGTTHLHGYTACWGLLRQDPDSTSGSSSDNLG
- a CDS encoding DUF3177 family protein — encoded protein: MNELTYRALVWLTYRLAATFAVGVPLVLLIWSAWRREPLVLRLLGIYWKVASLMAISLLLLTDQRPLGYAMAVAAPVLMVISLWFWVDINEELADQPSWRPLPLAVKVWRWAFSGFGLLSLGMSVTGLACMQKLQSPACLTWLEAPQGIHGLAATVFNFLFGGLWSEAVAAFVGYVALVAYLAGLLQWLLVRLPRYGRVAGDF
- the ileS gene encoding isoleucine--tRNA ligase: MSKETRDAAAEERPSYKHTLNLLQTGFGMRANAVQREPELQAFWKDQGIDGKLGLNNSGPTFTLHDGPPYANGALHMGHALNKVLKDVINKFQVLNGRQVRYVPGWDCHGLPIELKVLQSMDQEQRKALTPIKLRKKAAAYARKQVDGQMKGFQRWGIWADWEQPYLTLQKEYESAQIRVFGEMVLKGHIYRGLKPVHWSPSSRTALAEAELEYPDGHTSPSVYAAFPAVKLPEALRDALKAEGLDLPTETDALGQAMQVAIWTTTPWTLPANLAVSVNERLDYALADDGEGRLLLVAANLIEPLSGTLERPLSRRATVKGALLAGLTYRHPLLDRTSPVVIGGDYITTESGTGLVHTAPGHGVDDFHTGQKNGLPVLCPVDEAGNLTDEAGPFAGLNVLKDANAKIIEALESARALLKQEAYGHRYPYDWRTKKPTIFRATEQWFASVEGFRQQALDAIAAVEWTPASGRNRIESMVKERGDWCISRQRTWGVPIPVFYHRSNGEVLLNADTLDHIQALIAEHGADVWWEKDEADLLPPAYADQADQWRKGTDTMDVWFDSGSSWAAVASQRDNLSYPADLYLEGSDQHRGWFQSSLLTSVAVNGHAPYKRVLTHGFALDEKGRKMSKSLGNVVDPMVIIEGGKNQKQEPPYGADVLRLWVSSVDYSADVPIGAGILRQLADVYRKVRNTSRYLLGNLHDFNPATDAIPIAELPLLDRWMLQRTAEVMDEITEAFESFEFFRFFQLLQNFCVTDLSNFYLDIAKDRLYVSAPQDQRRRSCQTVMALIIERLAGLIAPVLCHMAEDIWQNLPYPVEETSVFHRGWPQVPAEWRDATLSAPVQELRELRAAVNKVLEDCRGRQELGASLEAAVRIEARRPELQAALSWLSETGDAEVDGLRDWLLVSQLQIGGESWAEVLAGQDDELTSIEVSRARGTKCERCWHYEGDVGQHPEHPHICGRCVGVLERRAHQLA